GAGAGGGCCTGAGAGAATGTTCTTCAACTTCGTCGACGAACTGCGCGCCGCCGGCATTCCGGCCAGTTTCAAGGAGCACCTCGTGCTGCTGGAAGCGCTGGAAAGGGACGTGATCGAGCAGACGCCCGAAGCGTTCTACTACCTTTCGCGCGCCACCTTCGTGAAGGACGAGGGCCTGCTCGACCGGTTCGACCAGGTCTTCAACAAGGTCTTCAAGGGGCTGCTGACCGACTACGGCCAGCGCCCGGTCGATATTCCCGAGGACTGGCTGAAGGCTGTGGCCGAGAAGTTCCTCTCGCCCGAGGAAATGGAGAAGATCAAATCCCTGGGATCGTGGGAGGAGATCATGGAAACGCTCAAGAAGCGGCTGGAGGAGCAGGAAAAGCGCCACCAGGGCGGCAACAAGTGGATTGGCACCGGCGGCACCAGCCCGTTCGGCAATTCGGGATACAATCCCGAAGGCGTACGCATCGGCGGCGAGTCCAAGCACAAGCGCGCGCTGAAGGTCTGGGAAAAGCGCGAGTTCCAGAACCTCGACAACACCAAGGAACTGGGCACGCGCAACATCAAGGTGGCGCTGCGCCGGCTGCGCCGCTTCGCGCGGGAGGGCAATGCCGACGAGCTGGACCTCGAAGGCACCATCGAAGGCACCGCCAAGCAGGGCTGGCTCGACATCCGGATGCGCCCGGAAAAGCGCAATGCCGTGAAGCTGCTGCTGTTCCTGGACGTGGGCGGATCGATGGACCCGTTCATCAAGCTGGTGGAGGAGCTGTTCAGCGCGGCCACCGCCGAGTTCAAGAACATGGAATTCTTCTATTTCCACAACTGCCTGTACGAAGGCGTGTGGAAGGACAACAAGCGCCGGTGGTCGGAACGGACGCAGACTTGGGACATCCTCCACAAGTACGGCCACGACTACAAGGTGATCTTCGTCGGCGACGCGGCGATGAGCCCCTACGAGATCAGCCATCCCGGCGGGTCGGTCGAGCATTTCAACGAGGAAGCCGGCGCGGTGTGGATGCACCGCATGGCGCAGACCTATCCGGCGACGGTGTGGCTGAACCCCGTGCCCGAAAAGCAGTGGAACTATTCCCAATCCACCAAGATGCTCCGCGATCTGGTGGGCGGATCGATGTATCCGCTGACGCTGGAAGGGCTGGACGACGCCATGCGCGAACTGACGCGCAAGAAGCACTGAGGCGGAACGTTGCGGCGAGACCCTAAGCGCCGGCGCTTAGGGTCAGGCCCCATCAATACAGGAAATAGTGGCGGCGTTCCTCGATCCAACGGTTTTCGTCGGGCGACGCCAGATCATCAAGATCACCGGGGCGCGAGCGGGGATCGTCCACCCATTCGCGCAGCGAAGGCCCGCCGTTGATCACGTCGATTGCCAGCTTGTCATAGACGTATTCATAGGGAAATTCGCGCCAGAGCTGGTATTCCGGCTGCAGGCGGCGAATGGCCTTGAACGCCAGCGCCTGCAACCGCCAGGGGCGGAACCGGTAGTGATGGTAGAAGCCCTTTTCCGCGTGGATCATCAGGCCGTTGCACAGCGTCTTCTCGTGCTTGTGGAACGTCGGCTCGAACCAGCATTCGCGCAAGGCGCAGCCTTCCAGCCAATCGGGCGCCAGCCGCTCCATTTCCGACAGCACCGCGCGGGCGTTGAGGTCAGGCGCGCCGAACAGCACTTCGAGCGGACGCGTGGTTCCGCGCCCTTCGGACAGCGTGGTGCCTTCCAGCATCACCGTGCCGGCATAGGCGCGCGCCATGTTGAGGTTCGGCGCGTTCGGACTGGGGTTCACCCAGACGCGGCTGTCCGGCCAGCCAAAGCCGGGCGCGGCCTCGTGCTGCCAGCCTTCCATCTTGATCACGCGGTATTCGACATCCAGCCGGAACTCGTCGATGAACCAGCGCCCCATCTCGCCCAGCGTCAGCCCGTGCCGCATCGGCATGGCCCCGGCGCCGACGAAGCTTTCCCAGCCGGGCTGCAGGACCGTGCCTTCGACCGGGCGCCCCACCGGATTGGGCCGGTCCAGCACCCACACTTCCTTGCCCTGCTTCGCCGCCGCGCCCAGCATGTAGAGCAGCGTGGTGACGAAGGTATAGATGCGGCACCCCAGATCCTGCAGATCGAACAGGAACACGTCAGCGCTGTCCATCATCTCCGGCGTCGGCCGGCGGACCTCGCCGTAGAGGCTGAAAACGGGAATGCCGCAATTGGGATCGAGAAAATCCTCGGTCTCCACCATGTTGTCCTGCTTGTCCCCCTTCAGGCCGTGCTGCGGCCCGAACGCGGACGTCAGCCGAATGCCGGGGCAGGCCATCAGGGCGTCCAGCGAATGCTCGAGATTCTCCGTGAGGGATGCGGGATGCGCGACAAGAGCGACGCGCTTTCCTTCCAGCGGTGCGCGCAGGTCGGGGTCGGCGAGGAGGCGATCGATACCAAACTTCATGCCGCCCCCGGTGCCGCAACCGACAGCGCGAAGCAAGCGGGATGGTGAAAGTCCGCCTTGCCGGGAGCATGGGCCGGCGCCCAGTAGGAGGTGCGCGCGCCCTCCTCCACGATCACCGCCGTAAGGGCCACCTGCCAGGGGCACGGCGGCAGGCCCGCCACCGGAATCGCGGCGTCGAAGATCATCATGCGCCCACCGGACCGCAGGGTGCAGGAGAGATCGCGGGGCATCGGCCGCGCGGCCATGCCGCTGCGATA
The Novosphingobium sp. EMRT-2 genome window above contains:
- a CDS encoding VWA domain-containing protein, with protein sequence MFFNFVDELRAAGIPASFKEHLVLLEALERDVIEQTPEAFYYLSRATFVKDEGLLDRFDQVFNKVFKGLLTDYGQRPVDIPEDWLKAVAEKFLSPEEMEKIKSLGSWEEIMETLKKRLEEQEKRHQGGNKWIGTGGTSPFGNSGYNPEGVRIGGESKHKRALKVWEKREFQNLDNTKELGTRNIKVALRRLRRFAREGNADELDLEGTIEGTAKQGWLDIRMRPEKRNAVKLLLFLDVGGSMDPFIKLVEELFSAATAEFKNMEFFYFHNCLYEGVWKDNKRRWSERTQTWDILHKYGHDYKVIFVGDAAMSPYEISHPGGSVEHFNEEAGAVWMHRMAQTYPATVWLNPVPEKQWNYSQSTKMLRDLVGGSMYPLTLEGLDDAMRELTRKKH
- a CDS encoding exo-beta-N-acetylmuramidase NamZ domain-containing protein, coding for MKFGIDRLLADPDLRAPLEGKRVALVAHPASLTENLEHSLDALMACPGIRLTSAFGPQHGLKGDKQDNMVETEDFLDPNCGIPVFSLYGEVRRPTPEMMDSADVFLFDLQDLGCRIYTFVTTLLYMLGAAAKQGKEVWVLDRPNPVGRPVEGTVLQPGWESFVGAGAMPMRHGLTLGEMGRWFIDEFRLDVEYRVIKMEGWQHEAAPGFGWPDSRVWVNPSPNAPNLNMARAYAGTVMLEGTTLSEGRGTTRPLEVLFGAPDLNARAVLSEMERLAPDWLEGCALRECWFEPTFHKHEKTLCNGLMIHAEKGFYHHYRFRPWRLQALAFKAIRRLQPEYQLWREFPYEYVYDKLAIDVINGGPSLREWVDDPRSRPGDLDDLASPDENRWIEERRHYFLY